A genomic segment from Necator americanus strain Aroian chromosome III, whole genome shotgun sequence encodes:
- a CDS encoding hypothetical protein (NECATOR_CHRIII.G11893.T1), with the protein MEAIIQGTISALGYLEDGVYYQEPDCYETIRDLIRFLRNDSNTLLARKICGERNIIANDLIPIIKSENLKEKMFDITLRLLANLIQPAIVSLQGKQPEDREEWQTYWLLEGNLRRAKLAFADVKFFQVLKGKLEKYFLETDWEDRLEEDRLVMERIIVLLRYIFAIPPTDRDGKRCTVDSSSHDRVISAFLESGVEQVLIHIASQSVERDFHLSVLVIFALIVKEHNAEDIVAAGRDKTAAEREKAEEELRRVVEVEQMRLNAQRRKVLASRHSRFSGSYIVKGVSAVNKEKDLVVVKPIKDVNDLNFLDERKVKKRVAKNRRPFDAQERTHLSSMELRVKLKKFVEEVLSRCFNRLIKSTKEVAFDTRLSAGQRNADIHFFLFMAFMLKYARMAKSAVSDVSGCLNVEAFHHIQVHLDSYLESAATMRKEAKHYGIRAQHALTAYKELILFHQHLLSNGSTEEKELSQRICDHILVVEEYREMGLMLMRKFMPGVFSKSFLRDLVLSMHYYFRLLEKRVKSGELTTVKKRSKVRRRPTKNSKHAELFGPEPLPAVVDSLNGEELEKKWSHISEELNEIVFGHKEASSDQIPINSLLDVDEELHQKFAMLKVQRAMREGRPSDAVGLYKASRAMWLSDGIFGDVDMDGEKMVAEFREIFFTDLKQVADQLLTAELEAQKRFTANSLIDGGDVEDMYSDEDEEDEPKYETKEVNFDFEEYVGKYTKMEVLRWYVFLLKDFATNSDELNKALVKLLHRVAFDLKMPSKLFQLSLFRIFAEVRVHFEGMTKENMKKSRFFELYTFGYHLLKKFFSCFETLGDKMAPEILFWKGAKECFEIENGYGSYDDRKNTKQDNAWTWSDDLEDELRSLYNEYRDMDERPEGMDVLDFIEPNLSRPRTRKQILQKLKEFNLDPLGARANKGSIMDRNFPIVPMKQIIEEYNAKEQNEEDLVNFIRTRLSETHGEFSRQKIIKQMNYLGIGYEKKTISKKHKEWSEGLRTELAALKQQYDEMDAEDHELIGVVDYVMRRLSEKKRRREVERELEALGVIIKPRDKPKITKKKQKEITDVSDDDGDHPGSSHRSDDSDAELDLESVSNDHRSEDLRRLEELDVENIDPTAGTDGVLHIEDKQGSSITPTLEIEKVKSVPEDSPVKPLAKRKRVLESSDEEDNATVRKRVLESSDEEDNANVDFSKEKTPENDFPVAARAKKHRVVLSDSDED; encoded by the exons ATGGAGGCCATAATCCAAGGGACCATCAGTGCCCTGGGTTACTTGGAAGATGGTGTTTACTATCAAGAGCCAGACTGTTACG AAACTATTCGTGATCTGATTCGGTTCCTTCGCAATGACAGCAATACTCTGCTTGCTCGCAAGATATGTGGAGAGCGAAATATCATCGCCAACGATCTGATTCCAATCATCAAGTCGGAAAATCTTAAAGAAAAGATGTTCGATATAACTCTGAG GCTATTGGCGAACCTTATCCAACCTGCTATTGTAAGTTTACAAGGGAAGCAACCAGAAGACCGCGAAGAATGGCAAACTTATTGGTTACTGGAGGGGAATCTCAGAAGAGCGAAACTAGCATTTGCTGATGTTAAATTCTTTCAAGTCCTAAAAGGGAAACTGGAGAAGTATTTCCTTGAAACG GATTGGGAAGACCGCCTTGAAGAAGATCGACTCGTTATGGAGCGAATAATAGTACTCCTGCGATATATTTTCGCTATTCCTCCTACTGATAGAGATGGGAAG AGGTGTACAGTGGATTCAAGCAGTCACGACAGAgttatttcagcatttctggaATCCGGCGTAGAACAA GTACTAATTCATATAGCATCACAGTCAGTGGAGCGCGATTTCCATCTTTCAGTTCTGGTCATCTTTGCACTCATTGTGAAGGAACAT AATGCTGAAGATATAGTTGCTGCTGGTCGAGATAAAACAGCagctgaaagagaaaaagctgAGGAAGAGTTGCGTCGAGTTGTTGAGGTCGAGCAGATGAGGTTAAATGCGCAGAGGAGGAAGGTCTTAGCCAGTAGACATTCTCG GTTTTCCGGGTCGTATATCGTAAAAGGCGTCTCTGCagtgaacaaagaaaaagatctaGTTGTAGTCAA ACCCATTAAGGATGTAAACGATCTTAATTTCTTGGATGAAAGGAAGGTTAAGAAGAGAGTAGCGAAAAATCGGAG GCCCTTTGATGCACAGGAAAGGACGCATTTATCTTCGATGGAACTTCGagtgaaactaaaaaaatttgtCGAGGAAGTCTTATCGAGATGTTTTAATCGCTTGATAAAGAGCACGAAGGAAGTG GCGTTCGACACAAGGCTTTCTGCCGGCCAACGAAATGCcgacattcatttttttcttttcatggctTTCATGTTGAAATATGCTCGTATGGCCAAGAGTGCTGTCTCTGAT GTCTCTGGTTGTTTGAATGTCGAGGCTTTTCATCATATTCAAGTTCATCTTGACAGCTATCTGGAAAGCGCAGCAACTATGCGAAAAGAGGCAAAGCATTATGGGATTAGGGCTCAGCATGCCTTGACTGCTTACAAAGAGCTAATTTTGTT CCACCAACATCTTCTTAGCAACGGTTCGACTGAGGAAAAAGAGCTTTCTCAAAGAATATGTGATCATATTTTAGTTGTTGAAGAATATCGCGAGATGGGACTAATGTTGATGCGGAAATTCATG CCTGgagtattttcaaaaagttttctcCGCGATCTGGTATTATCAATGCACTACTACTTCCGTTTGCTTGAGAAGAGAGTTAAGTCTGGAGAACTCACTACTGTGAAGAAACGGAGTAAAGTCAGGCGAAGACCAACGAAGAACAGTAAGCATGCAG AATTGTTTGGACCCGAGCCACTCCCTGCTGTTGTGGATAGTTTAAATGGGGAAGAACTTGAGAAGAAGTGGTCGCACATCAGCGAGGAGTTGAACGAAATTGTTTTTGGCCATAAAGAAGCATCATCTGATCAAATTCCTATAAATTCGTTGTTGGACGTAGATGAGGAACTGCACCA aaaatttgctATGCTTAAAGTTCAACGCGCCATGCGTGAAGGACGCCCGAGTGACGCCGTAGGACTCTACAAAGCATCGAGAGCCATGTGGTTATCTGATG GAATTTTCGGCGATGTGGATATGGATGGGGAGAAAATGGTAGCAGAGTTCCGTGAAATATTCTTTACTGATCTCAAACAG GTTGCTGACCAGCTACTCACTGCGGAATTAGAAGCACAAAAAAGGTTTACGGCGAACTCATTGATCGATGGAGGAGATGTAGAGGATATGTACAGTGACGAAGATGAGGAGGACGAGCCCAAATACGAAACAAAAGAG GTAAATTTCGACTTTGAAGAGTATGTTGGGAAATACACAAAAATGGAAGTTTTGCGATG GTATGTCTTTCTTCTCAAAGACTTTGCTACAAATTCAGATGAACTAAATAAAGCTTTAGTAAAGCTTCTTCATCGAGTTGCGTTTGATCTGAAAATGCCGAGCAAGCTGTTCCAG TTGTCGTTGTTCCGAATTTTTGCTGAAGTACGGGTACATTTTGAAGGCATGACGAAGgagaatatgaagaaaagtcgattttttgaattgtACACTTTTGGCTACCATTTATTGAAAAA ATTCTTCTCTTGCTTCGAAACTCTTGGGGATAAAATGGCACCTGAAATTCTCTTCTGGAAAGGCGCCAAGGAATGTTTCGAAATCGAAAATGGTTATGGCTCTTATGA CGATAGAAAGAACACAAAACAAGACAACGCTTGGACTTGGTCTGATGACTTAGAAGATGAGTTGCGTTCGCTCTACAATGAGTATCGGGATATGGATGAGAGGCCAGAAG GAATGGATGTTCTCGATTTCATTGAGCCCAATCTCAGTCGACCGCGAACACGCAAACAAATTCTGCAAAAGCTCAAGGAGTTCAATTTGGATCCTCTTGGAGCAAGAGCAAACAAAGG ATCAATCATGGATCGCAACTTCCCAATTGTTCCAATGAAGCAAATCATAGAGGAATATAACGCCAAGGAACAGAACGAAG AAGATCTTGTGAACTTCATCCGCACTCGCTTATCTGAGACTCATGGCGAGTTTTCAAGACAGAAAATAATTAAGCAAATGAATTATCTTGGAATCGGCTATGAAAAGAAGACAAT TTCAAAAAAGCATAAGGAGTGGTCTGAAGGGTTACGAACAGAGCTTGCGGCCCTAAAGCAACAATACGATGAAATGGATGCGGAGGATCACGAACTAA TAGGTGTGGTTGATTACGTAATGCGGCGTCTAAGTGAGAAGAAACGAAGACGAGAAGTAGAACGAGAGCTCGAGGCACTCGGAGTCATCATTAAACCGCGCGACAAACCAAAAATTACCAA gaaaaaacaaaaagaaatcaccgACGTTAGTGACGATGATGGCGATCATCCTGGCAGTAGCCATCGCAGCGACGACAGCGATGCTGAACTAGATCTTGAAAGTGTTTCG AATGACCATCGCAGCGAAGATTTGAGAAGGTTGGAGGAATTGGACGTTGAGAATATCGATCCAACCGCCGGCACTGATGGGGTGCTACACATAGAAGATAAGCAGGGAAGCAGTATAACACCTACGTTGGAAATCGAGAAAGTCAAGAGTGTTCCTGAAGATTCACCTGTTAAA CCATTGGCCAAAAGGAAACGAGTTCTGGAGAGCTCAGATGAAGAGGACAATGCAACAGTGAGGAAACGAGTGCTAGAGAGTTCAGATGAGGAGGACAATGCAAACGTGGATTTCAGTAAAGAGAAAACCCCAGAAAATGACTTCCCAGTTGCTGCTAGAGCGAAGAAACATCGAGTAGTTCTTAGCGACTCGGATGAAGACTGA